A part of Aspergillus flavus chromosome 1, complete sequence genomic DNA contains:
- a CDS encoding Fe2+/Zn2+ regulated transporter (ZIP zinc transporter, putative), with protein sequence MVNMLRGLFVASLAASVVHAQSYSGCHTHGSVEYCYGTDGEETPITTHAQATATSVSATTTSSAQSSAVTGCHNHGDDVYCINGEGNEVQVSLIATPTGELPAQYTGCHSHGGSQYCMDADGNDVQILEEGESGDESDSTSESSSSSSGEQNCHFHAGVEHCVGAGESEGSSEQSCGVQSRDYDMPLRIGTLFVILVTSALGVFLPMLLVKLPFPTINTMASTVIKQFGTGVILSTAFVHLYTHANLMFTNECLGELDYEATTSAVVMAGIFLSFLTEYIGHRFVAARASKSTPECCEDSPSNNESATPKENTAQRTMQLAQLSHSHGTDGTSPNTKLSVLVMEAGVIFHSILIGLTLVVAGDSFYKTLLVVIVFHQFFEGLALGARIAMLPGRIFPSKAVMAGTFALITPIGMAIGMGVLHSFNGNERSTLIALGTLDALSAGILVWVGVVDMWARDWVMEGGELLDAPLVRVLVGGVSLIAGMVLMGVLGKWA encoded by the exons ATGGTCAATATGCTTCGGGGGTTGTTTGTGGCGTCTCTTGCAGCCAGCGTGGTGCATGCGCAGTCCTATTCGGGATGCCACACACATGGCAGCGTGGAGTACTGTTATGGCACCGATGGCGAAGAGACTCCCATCACCACACATGCACAGGCAACGGCCACTTCTGTATCTGCTACTACGACTTCGTCGGCACAGTCATCTGCAGTGACGGGCTGTCATAACCATGGTGACGATGTCTACTGTATCAATGGCGAAGGAAACGAAGTGCAGGTGTCGTTGATAGCAACCCCAACTGGGGAGCTACCAGCACAGTACACCGGTTGCCACTCCCATGGTGGCTCTCA GTACTGCATGGACGCAGATGGAAACGACGTTCAAATCCtagaagagggagaaagcGGAGACGAAAGCGACAGTACCAGCGAATCCAGCAGTTCCTCCAGCGGTGAACAAAACTGTCACTTCCATGCCGGTGTCGA GCATTGCGTCGGCGCCGGCGAGTCGGAAGGCTCGAGCGAGCAATCTTGCGGTGTCCAGAGTCGCGACTATGATATGCCACTGCGGATTGGAACATTATTCGTGATCCTTGTTACCAGTGCCCTTGGTGTCTTCCTTCCGATGTTGCTGGTCAAACTTCCCTTTCCCACGATCAATACTATGGCGTCGACTGTTATCAAGCAATTTGGTACCGGTGTGATTCTGTCCACTGCGTTCGTTCAT CTATACACTCATGCCAACCTCATGTTCACGAACGAATGTCTTGGCGAGCTCGACTACGAGGCCACCACATCTGCCGTCGTGATGGCTGgtatcttcctttccttcctcaccgAATACATCGGCCACCGCTTCGTCGCAGCCCGCGCAAGTAAATCGACCCCGGAATGCTGCGAGGACTCACCATCGAACAATGAGTCCGCAACcccaaaagaaaacacagCACAACGGACAATGCAGCTCGCCCAGCTAAGCCACAGCCACGGAACCGACGGTACCAGCCCTAACACGAAGCTGTCGGTTCTGGTCATGGAAGCTGGTGTGATCTTCCACAGTATCCTGATCGGTCTGACGCTGGTTGTCGCGGGCGACAGCTTTTATAAAACCTTGCTGGTGGTAATTGTGTTTCACCAGTTCTTCGAAGGTCTGGCGCTTGGAGCACGGATTGCGATGCTTCCGGGTCGCATCTTCCCCAGTAAAGCCGTGATGGCGGGGACCTTTGCGCTGATCACCCCGATCGGAATGGCCATCGGTATGGGAGTGCTGCACTCGTTCAATGGCAATGAGAGGAGCACCCTGATCGCACTTGGAACACTGGATGCTTTGTCGGCTGGTATTCTGGTGTGGGTGGGTGTTGTGGATATGTGGGCCAGAGACTGGGTGATGGAAGGAGGCGAGTTGTTGGATGCGCCCTTGGTTAGAGTCTTGGTGGGAGGAGTGTCCTTGATAGCCGGTATGGTTCTGATGGGCGTGTTGGGCAAGTGGGcctaa
- a CDS encoding acyl-CoA N-acyltransferase produces MTNNIDIHYASESESAALGHINIASFRHGLVWLNALPGMDPEVCMPMKQARCLEKLASPDIHVFSAVDTSVDRVVGYARWTVPWEENKVELSEEGRTMVANAASLRPKEMRADIWELSLKLMKEKKAVHTTKDDMMLDILAVLPEYQGKGIGSKLLQWGTEQADARNARIYLEATIEGYPLYRKYGWHEVDRIEIDYAQYGGTGQITFIIMMRDPQSSAVAPN; encoded by the exons ATGACGAACAATATCGACATCCACTATGCCTCTGAGTCTGAATCGGCCGCCCTGGGTCATATTAATATAGCCAGTTTTAGACACGGGCTAGTGTGGCTAAATGCTTTGCCGGGGATGGATCCTGAGGTCTGTATGCCGATGAAACAGGCTCGCTGTCTTGAGAAGCTCGCCTCCCCTGATATTCATGTCTTCTCCGCGGTGGATACCAGTGTCGATCGGGTAGTGGGGTATGCCCGTTGGACAGTCCCCTGGGAGGAAAATAAAGTCGAGTTATCCGAAGAGGGCCGGACGATGGTGGCAAATGCAGCAAGTTTAAGACCAAAGGAGATGAGAGCAGACATCTGGGAACTGAGCTTAAAGttgatgaaagagaaaaaggcgGTTCACACCACGAAAGACGATATGA TGCTGGATATACTAGCCGTTTTGCCCGAATACCAAGGAAAAGGGATCGGCAGCAAACTGCTCCAGTGGGGAACTGAACAGGCTGATGCGCGGAATGCGCGAATCTATCTGGAGGCTACTATCGAGGGATACCCGCTCTACCGCAAGTACGGGTGGCACGAAGTGGACAGAATTGAGATCGATTATGCGCAATACGGTGGCACAGGACAGATAACATTCATAATTATGATGCGAGACCCTCAGAGTTCAGCCGTGGCGCCGAACTGA